The Deltaproteobacteria bacterium genome segment GGCGCCCGGTGGGCCGAGGTCAGGTAGCGTTCACAGGGAATGCCGAATTCCCGCAGGACCTTGACGGCCTCCGCCATGACCGGGGCGTCGGAATCGCTCCCCATAACCACGCTGACCATGATTTTGTTGTTGTCCTTCATAATGATAATCTCCGCCCGTCCTTAACGGAAGGACCCCGTGCCCGGAAGGGCAGGGCCTCTCAGTGTTTGAAATGCCGCTCTCCCGTGAAGATCATGGCGATGCTGTGTTCGTCCGCCGCCTGGACGGCCTCGTCGTCCCGCACGGAGCCTCCGGGCTGGATGATGGCGGTGACGCCGGCCTCCGCGGCCATGTCGATCCCGTCCCGGAAGGGGAAAAAGGCGTCGGAACCGAGGACCGCGCCTTTTGTGGGCAGGGACGCTTTCATGGACGCGATCTTGACGGAATCGACCCGGCTCATCTGTCCGGCCCCCACCCCGACGAGTTGATGTTCCGTCGCGAA includes the following:
- the purH gene encoding bifunctional phosphoribosylaminoimidazolecarboxamide formyltransferase/IMP cyclohydrolase (involved in de novo purine biosynthesis), translating into AFDIRRARVVTKRQPTEAEYAALDFAWRIVKHVKSNAIVFATEHQLVGVGAGQMSRVDSVKIASMKASLPTKGAVLGSDAFFPFRDGIDMAAEAGVTAIIQPGGSVRDDEAVQAADEHSIAMIFTGERHFKH